From Sporosarcina sp. Te-1, the proteins below share one genomic window:
- a CDS encoding (deoxy)nucleoside triphosphate pyrophosphohydrolase — translation MKSPLHVVGAIIHKEQGEILCARRSSKMTLPGFWEFPGGKVERGETPQEALVREIQEELGCYIRVGSFVDDTLYSYETLTIRLETYFAEIEAGTAVATEHSELRWVLWNELQSLEWAPADIPAVEKVVHQHGTNGSTVN, via the coding sequence ATGAAAAGCCCACTCCATGTAGTTGGAGCCATTATACATAAGGAACAAGGAGAAATACTGTGTGCCCGTCGTTCGTCCAAGATGACACTTCCGGGATTTTGGGAGTTTCCGGGTGGGAAAGTAGAGCGAGGCGAAACACCTCAAGAAGCGTTAGTTCGCGAAATTCAAGAGGAGCTAGGATGCTATATCCGGGTTGGATCGTTTGTAGATGATACGCTCTATTCCTACGAGACATTAACTATTCGGCTGGAGACATATTTTGCGGAAATAGAAGCGGGAACAGCTGTGGCGACTGAACATAGTGAATTGCGTTGGGTTTTGTGGAATGAGCTTCAATCGCTTGAATGGGCGCCCGCAGATATTCCTGCAGTGGAAAAGGTAGTACATCAACATGGCACAAACGGGAGTACGGTTAACTGA
- a CDS encoding DNA/RNA helicase domain-containing protein, translated as MRNFGWKGSFELLTQTETEEIVDALCSFIYGQPLQEALVHPREESTLSQIKAWRNCIADLKNQLPAWEAKGEIIFEYELPRSGGRRPDVLLLTKGQLIVLEFKGYPGISDAEKAQASLYVRDLEEYHSIIQTHNVKVRGAVVYPTTSLQADTEYQIYQVPHTSILSLLSKLPDETSDVTSDEFVLGSFQALPSIIETAQQLFRHEPLVNIKNIKSNNFEEVFESALQIIKEAEETKTHHLLLISGVPGAGKTYLGLRLAYEVEQAVYLSGNGPLVSVLQDALDNKSFVQALYNYKRSFQKGEPLEEHVLIFDEAQRAWDAAKMGGSNSEPDVIMQIAQQKSWSVVVGLIGNGQEIHTGEEGGLALWNQAVAPYAITIHTASNEFQFTNAASTVLNEHLHLQASIRTHNALQYFQWVEAYLAGDNKRAAALAKELQRDRFILKEMESLDEAKEFVRSLYQNSNKTVGIVTSSRAGYSLPFKTFGYRDQNYVAFYNHPKSPYYSNRMEYAVTEFQVQGLELDFAIVYWGDDLTATEKGWKFQQLNNDAKDPYQMKLNVYRVLLTRGRDGVIIVRKKN; from the coding sequence ATGAGAAACTTTGGCTGGAAGGGTTCGTTTGAGTTACTTACCCAAACAGAGACAGAGGAGATCGTGGATGCGTTATGTTCTTTTATCTATGGACAACCCCTTCAAGAGGCGTTAGTTCATCCGCGGGAGGAAAGTACATTATCGCAAATAAAGGCTTGGCGAAACTGCATTGCTGATCTAAAGAATCAGCTTCCTGCTTGGGAAGCTAAAGGCGAGATCATCTTTGAATATGAATTGCCACGCAGTGGCGGAAGACGCCCTGATGTCCTGTTGCTGACGAAAGGTCAGTTGATCGTTTTAGAGTTTAAAGGGTATCCCGGCATTTCGGATGCTGAAAAAGCCCAAGCGTCCCTATATGTCAGGGATTTAGAGGAATATCACTCTATTATCCAGACTCATAATGTGAAAGTACGAGGTGCTGTTGTATATCCAACCACGTCCCTACAAGCGGATACCGAGTACCAGATCTACCAAGTCCCTCATACATCCATACTTAGCCTATTAAGTAAGCTACCTGATGAAACTTCGGATGTTACTTCAGACGAATTTGTATTGGGCTCTTTCCAAGCTCTCCCTTCCATCATTGAGACCGCCCAACAATTATTCCGTCACGAACCTCTCGTCAATATCAAGAACATCAAGAGCAATAATTTTGAAGAGGTGTTTGAATCGGCTCTTCAAATTATTAAAGAAGCAGAAGAAACGAAGACCCATCACCTACTATTAATTTCGGGTGTTCCTGGTGCGGGTAAAACCTATCTCGGTCTTCGATTAGCTTACGAAGTGGAGCAAGCGGTTTATCTTTCTGGAAACGGACCATTAGTCAGTGTGTTGCAAGATGCTTTGGATAATAAGTCATTTGTCCAAGCGTTGTATAACTACAAGAGATCATTTCAAAAAGGGGAGCCATTAGAAGAACATGTCCTCATTTTTGACGAGGCACAAAGGGCATGGGATGCAGCTAAAATGGGTGGTTCCAATAGTGAGCCTGATGTCATCATGCAGATCGCACAACAGAAGAGTTGGTCTGTTGTTGTAGGTTTGATTGGAAACGGGCAAGAGATCCATACAGGTGAGGAAGGTGGCTTGGCGCTTTGGAACCAGGCTGTTGCGCCCTACGCTATCACGATTCACACTGCTAGCAACGAATTTCAGTTTACAAACGCGGCTTCAACTGTGTTGAATGAGCATCTTCATTTACAAGCATCTATTCGTACGCATAATGCTCTCCAATATTTTCAGTGGGTGGAAGCATACCTTGCAGGTGATAACAAGAGGGCTGCTGCTTTGGCGAAAGAACTACAACGTGATCGTTTTATATTGAAAGAGATGGAGTCCTTAGATGAAGCTAAAGAGTTTGTTCGTTCTCTTTATCAGAATTCTAATAAAACGGTCGGCATTGTTACTTCTTCAAGAGCAGGGTACTCCCTGCCATTTAAAACATTTGGGTATCGAGATCAAAACTATGTGGCATTTTATAATCATCCAAAATCCCCATACTATAGCAACCGAATGGAATACGCAGTGACAGAATTTCAAGTACAAGGATTGGAACTGGATTTTGCGATTGTCTATTGGGGCGATGATCTAACCGCTACAGAAAAGGGCTGGAAGTTTCAACAACTCAATAACGATGCGAAAGATCCGTATCAGATGAAGCTTAATGTCTACCGTGTTTTATTAACAAGAGGGCGTGACGGGGTTATTATTGTTCGAAAGAAAAATTGA
- a CDS encoding HNH endonuclease gives MNYFFVFQNKSYQKEKDGGYLWAPQRNKNGSRVSHWSRMEEVRKGDLILHSFQTKIIAVSIATSDVYAAEQPKELQDENLWENAGWRVDTRYIEIDRPIRTVDHMEEIQKLQPDFNAPFNSIGRGNTGYLFSSNFALTGYLLAQSEMNQVNPSSILELQTIQQQYCLLDDEQPESAGDDSELIDVIATTAIQQPINISYQEKPQDKQALQVREKRESYPRNAKVAQNALHLAAYKCEVDPNHMTFPRKVDGRPYTEPHHLVPLSCHEDFPYSLDVEENIVSLCSHCHNLIHYGRDNEAILRKLFADRETLLQKAGIQVTFEKLLSYY, from the coding sequence ATGAATTACTTCTTCGTATTCCAAAATAAAAGCTATCAAAAAGAAAAAGATGGGGGCTATTTATGGGCTCCGCAAAGAAACAAAAATGGAAGCCGCGTTTCACACTGGTCCCGAATGGAGGAAGTGCGGAAAGGTGATCTGATTCTACATAGCTTTCAAACGAAAATCATTGCTGTTAGCATTGCGACATCAGATGTCTATGCAGCAGAGCAGCCGAAGGAATTGCAGGATGAAAACTTGTGGGAAAATGCGGGATGGAGAGTAGATACTCGCTATATTGAGATTGATCGCCCTATAAGGACGGTAGATCATATGGAGGAAATCCAAAAACTGCAGCCGGATTTTAACGCGCCTTTTAATTCGATTGGTAGGGGGAACACAGGATACTTGTTTTCTTCTAACTTTGCGTTAACGGGTTATTTGCTTGCCCAGTCAGAAATGAATCAAGTTAACCCAAGTAGTATATTGGAGTTACAAACCATTCAACAGCAGTACTGTTTATTGGATGATGAGCAACCAGAATCAGCTGGAGACGATAGTGAGCTGATCGATGTGATCGCTACGACTGCTATCCAGCAACCTATTAACATTTCATATCAAGAAAAGCCACAAGATAAGCAAGCCTTACAGGTACGTGAAAAAAGAGAGAGCTATCCTCGGAATGCAAAGGTGGCTCAAAATGCGTTGCATTTAGCTGCCTACAAGTGTGAAGTCGATCCAAATCATATGACATTTCCTCGAAAGGTTGATGGTAGGCCTTATACAGAGCCGCATCATTTGGTGCCGCTCAGTTGCCATGAAGATTTTCCATACTCCTTAGATGTAGAGGAGAACATCGTGTCTTTATGTAGTCATTGTCATAACTTGATTCATTATGGAAGAGACAATGAAGCTATCTTGCGCAAGTTGTTTGCAGATCGAGAGACGCTATTACAGAAAGCCGGTATCCAGGTTACATTTGAAAAACTGTTATCGTATTATTAA